One stretch of Brevibacillus laterosporus DNA includes these proteins:
- a CDS encoding DeoR/GlpR transcriptional regulator: MSLIGEERKELILALLQQEGKVKTIELVEKLQVSSESVRRYLEELEQEQRLKRVYGGAVKMGGDVELLSYKDDPEICLSSVKGIAQAAAQMVQHGENVILDDGIISLYMLPYLLEKQNVTIITSSVRLLQAFFIHEKKDDFTGDIYFLGGKVHPKHARVCGLMTEKMMDYFHADKAFLCVDGLSLQKGMSHHDAERAFLVRKFLENSNECIVLCDQSKLDVQSFIKITDIKDIQTIICDREIPEDWADKCQEWQVKWLVASQV, translated from the coding sequence GTGTCTTTAATAGGAGAGGAACGAAAGGAGCTCATCTTAGCATTACTACAACAAGAAGGAAAAGTAAAAACAATAGAGTTAGTAGAAAAGCTACAAGTATCCTCAGAATCAGTACGTCGGTATTTAGAAGAGCTAGAACAGGAACAGAGGCTCAAGCGTGTCTATGGAGGAGCCGTAAAAATGGGGGGAGACGTTGAGTTACTTTCTTATAAAGATGACCCAGAAATTTGCCTCAGTAGTGTAAAAGGAATAGCGCAAGCAGCAGCGCAAATGGTTCAACATGGTGAGAACGTAATACTAGATGATGGAATCATTTCACTATATATGTTGCCCTATTTATTAGAAAAACAAAACGTGACGATAATCACCAGTTCCGTTCGATTATTGCAAGCCTTTTTTATTCATGAAAAGAAGGATGATTTTACAGGAGATATATATTTTTTAGGTGGAAAGGTACATCCGAAGCATGCTCGTGTATGTGGACTAATGACCGAGAAAATGATGGACTATTTTCATGCAGATAAAGCTTTCTTGTGTGTAGATGGGCTATCCTTACAAAAGGGCATGAGTCATCATGATGCTGAACGAGCCTTTTTAGTTCGCAAATTTTTGGAGAATTCAAATGAGTGTATTGTGTTGTGTGATCAGTCCAAATTAGACGTACAAAGTTTTATTAAAATTACAGACATAAAAGACATCCAAACGATTATTTGTGATAG
- a CDS encoding winged helix-turn-helix transcriptional regulator gives MDKEQKILHYIRLNPFISQQDLANKMGISRSAVAGYIATMMKQGQIKGRAYVLKEEASITCLGGANLDRKARSKQHVKLHSSNPVSISSSCGGVARNIAENLGRLGCVTSLITSVGNDKEGEWVLAETKQHGVDVSQSWMLSAEQTGTYTALLDVDGEMFVSLANMDIYEKVTTEMIAEKWTHIVASDIVLLDTNLPEEVLAYMITRCHDENITLYIDPVSSAKAMKLPDSLKGVTSILPNQEEAEILSGMKINNVEDVKTACQLIRKRGVLHVIVTMGEQGIFVSSAEHEVLLPPYPVDVVDVTGAGDAFASGLLHGVLHGEEILDACRLGLAASALTLVTEQSVSPELQPEKLYQFVKENAQ, from the coding sequence ATGGATAAAGAACAAAAAATCTTGCACTATATCCGTTTGAATCCCTTCATCAGTCAACAAGATTTAGCGAATAAAATGGGCATTTCCCGTTCAGCGGTAGCAGGGTATATTGCCACAATGATGAAACAAGGCCAGATTAAAGGAAGAGCCTACGTTTTAAAAGAAGAAGCTTCCATCACTTGCCTTGGGGGAGCCAATCTGGATCGCAAGGCTCGCAGTAAACAACACGTCAAACTGCACTCTTCCAATCCAGTCAGCATCTCTTCATCATGTGGAGGGGTTGCCAGAAACATTGCCGAAAATTTGGGTCGCCTTGGTTGTGTCACCTCACTTATTACAAGCGTAGGTAACGACAAGGAGGGCGAATGGGTTCTTGCCGAAACCAAACAACACGGCGTAGACGTTAGTCAATCCTGGATGCTCTCTGCTGAACAAACAGGTACTTACACAGCTCTACTTGATGTAGATGGTGAAATGTTCGTCTCCCTTGCCAACATGGATATTTATGAAAAAGTAACAACCGAGATGATTGCAGAGAAATGGACTCATATCGTTGCTTCCGACATTGTGCTTCTAGATACGAACTTACCTGAGGAAGTTTTGGCATACATGATTACACGTTGCCATGATGAGAACATCACTTTGTATATCGATCCCGTCTCTTCAGCCAAAGCAATGAAACTACCAGATTCTCTCAAGGGTGTCACAAGCATTTTACCTAATCAGGAAGAAGCTGAGATTCTATCTGGTATGAAAATTAACAATGTAGAAGATGTCAAAACAGCATGCCAGTTGATTCGAAAACGTGGTGTTCTCCATGTCATCGTAACCATGGGTGAACAAGGTATTTTTGTCTCATCCGCTGAACATGAAGTTTTACTTCCACCATATCCAGTTGATGTAGTTGATGTAACCGGTGCTGGTGATGCCTTCGCCTCGGGTCTGTTGCATGGTGTTCTACATGGTGAAGAAATATTAGACGCTTGCCGCTTAGGTCTTGCTGCATCAGCTCTTACGTTAGTAACAGAACAATCGGTCTCTCCCGAATTACAACCGGAAAAACTATATCAGTTCGTAAAGGAGAATGCACAATGA